One part of the Esox lucius isolate fEsoLuc1 chromosome 10, fEsoLuc1.pri, whole genome shotgun sequence genome encodes these proteins:
- the srd5a1 gene encoding 3-oxo-5-alpha-steroid 4-dehydrogenase 1 isoform X2, which translates to MDVILSKLFASVGDELHVLDCMAYLMILMAACTFITLLFENVPYGRYATSRYGFPVNVKFAWFVQELPAFLVPLCLVLGTSASKTTHLPNRLLLAIYFCHYTQRSLIYPFLIRGGKSTPFASFALAFVFCVYNGYMQVRYLSHYADYPADWVTSPYFITGSLLWLVGWLVNIHSDHILRNLRKSGETGYRIPQGEMPAIVTCRFWPIKTSARDMTCKVVFLSMCLELTSLGR; encoded by the exons ATGGACGTTATTCTTTCGAAGCTTTTCGCTTCCGTAGGAGACGAGTTACATGTTTTGGATTGTATGGCATACCTCATGATTTTAATGGCTGCTTGTACATTCATAACTTTACTCTTTGAAAACGTCCCTTATGGCAGGTACGCAACAAGCAGATATGGATTTCCCGTTAACGTCAAATTCGCCTGGTTCGTTCAGGAATTACCTGCATTTCTGGTGCCACTATGTCTTGTGTTGGGTACATCTGCTTCGAAAACAACCCATCTTCCCAATCGATTACTGCTGGCTATCTACTTCTGTCACTATACTCAAAG ATCTCTTATCTATCCATTTTTAATTCGTGGAGGGAAATCTACACCATTTGCATCGTTTGCCCTGGCCTTTGTATTCTGCGTCTATAATGGCTACATGCAGGTCAGATACCTGAGCCACTACGCGGACTACCCTGCGGATTGGGTCACCAGCCCGTACTTCATCACAG GCTCGTTGCTCTGGTTGGTGGGTTGGTTGGTGAACATTCACTCAGACCACATCCTGAGGAATCTAAGGAAGTCAGGAGAGACTGGTTACAGGATACCGCAAGGTGAGATGCCTGCCATTGTTACCTGCCGGTTCTGGCCAATTAAAACCTCGGCCCGTGACATGACTTGTAAA